GGGGATTTGCACGGGGAGGAAGTAAAAGGTACTTTGATCTTGGGCTGGGAGGTTAGGCACGTGAGCTGGATGACGAACAGCGTTTCGACATCCCCTCACCTTCTCACACCCACCCCTTCAGCTCTCAGCCATGACACTCACCAGTTGGCGCTGGCTCTGCTGACAATGCGTGGCAGCTTCTGATGTGACGGGAAGCTGTCGATCAAAGCTTAGCTTATGAGCAAGTTTATCGACATCACTTCAGGCTCTTGAATGAGTTCCAATGCCTTGTCCGCCAACTCTGAGCATCTTATCGTGTAAGTGGGCTGATAGTTCATGCCCATACTCGCACCCCGCGGGTGTGAATTGTAATCTCAATTCCAACTAGTAGCCCCACCCAGCCGACAACAACTCGCTCCTCTCAGCGCCGGTCAGCGACACACTCGGCCACGGGATCACAGCAATGTCCAACAGCTcacccaaggccaaggacacCTGAGCTCAAGGCTGGCGAGCTCACCCGGGGGATATTTCGCATCCCATGACATTCATAGTTTCACTAGAGTTGATTAGTTCACTCAATCACTGAACTGGTGCTGTTCACTTACACGCAGTTCTCGATCCCATCCTCCCACCTCCATCAAGGTTATCAGCAGCTCCTTCATTTGAACAGTTTACTACGCGCGTAATCGCCAAGACACTGAGGGATCAACTACACTTGCATTCCAATTTAACAGCCCCTGATTCCGTCTAGGCTCTTCATCAACTCATATTGCGGACCTATGGCGGCAATTGAGCGCTGGGCCCACGTGATGGCCCTGACAAGAGTCAAGACACGTTTCGTCGCAACTCAGCCTGACTGTCACGTAAACAAAACCCTAACAGGACGCGTCAGGCATACACACGCACACAAACTCCAAAGGCTTCTCGTCAAAAATCGTAGACAAGAGATGAAATATACGTGTCGCTTCGTATTTAAATCATGAACTATAAACAGTGGCAGTGGTATTCCGAATCACTTCGCTCGCAGACCTTCCTCAGGATTTTCCGCCCCTCCAAAACGCGCCAACCGACCATGATTCTCGCGTTACCGTCATAACCGACACGCCATGAAATGTGTCATGTCATGTGTGATATAATACAAGTGCCATAATCGCGTTGGAGAGAATGACCTTCCACTTCGGCGCGTCATTCGCTCCTTGCACGAAGACGACCGAGGATGTGAATGGTGTCTCTGTGCACGCGTGCAATCAAACAATCAACAGACCCGCGCTCTCGTTCAAAACCCAGTAGAAACCCAGTGCCCTTACTCTCCGTGTCCGAACCATAAACAAAACCGTGAACGCCATGGCCGTCATTAACAAAGATCAATGGTGCCAGAGGCATGCTTCTACGCCTTGGAggcagcagccttcttgggCGCTGCTGCTCTCTTCGACACGGCAGCCTTCTTTGTGGGGGCGGCCTTGGCAGGCTTTGTGACGCGAccagtcttggtcttggtgagAGGGGCATCGGcggccttctcagccttctcggcctgGGTCGAGTCAGCAAAGGTCGAGGTCAAATTGCATCAAGGAAACACACCTTCTTGGGagcagcagccttcttgggggcggcggccttcttctcagcgggagccttcttctcagtggcagcggcggcagcctTCTTAGGAGCAGCCTTCTTTGCAGGAGCGGGCTTTTCAgcggcagccttcttctcggcagcaggcttcttctcagTGGCAGCCTTCTTGGGGGCAGCGGCCTTCTTAGcggcgggcttcttggcgggagccttctcggcagcctccttcttgggagCAGGggcaggcttcttctccttcttagGCTcgggctgcttcttggcgagCTTGGTGCCACCAGAAGGACCCTTGGGCTGCTCGAAGATACCCTTGTCAACGCCAGCCTTCAGGGCCTTGTTGAAGAGCGAGTCGAACATGTTGTCCGTGACATTGAGAGTGTTGTTTGCCTTGACATACTTCTTCAGGGACTGACGGCTGTGGGACGAGTCAGCGACCGAATGAgggagaggggagggggcgGCGACAGCTGGATTGCATTgccagagaagagaagaaagataaaaacTAACCTGGAGCCCTTTCGGTCCTTGAGCTATTGAATGGGAAAAGGACGAGTCAGTAAGAGAAAAGAGCATTGCGAAAGACAAAGAGTGCGACACAGAAGGTCGGGCGGGCGCgcatggcgatggcttcaagccGCGACCGAGCGACGTGGTGGGCGCGCAACGGGAGACGCGCCGGGGAACAGAGAAGTTCAAAATTCACATACGTTGACAATGGCATCAGTGATCATGTCCTTGAGTGAAAAAGTCAGCAAGTTATCCAAGAGAAAATACCGCGCTCAGAAGGCAAATGGGCTCACCTGGTAGCTGGCGTGGCCAGACTTCTTCGCGGCGGCGGTCTTGGGAGGCATGGTGAAGGTTTGTAAGTTGTgttggttgaagaaggagggcaGATAATGCGTCTGGAGATGGGCAGAGAGGCGACGAAGATGCAAAACTCGGCGAGAGATTTGATATGCGTATGATGAACTGAAGAACAAGAGTCGAGCAGAACGATCTCGTCGGGCGCGTGGAGGGGACGGGGCATGTTTATATATCGGGCGGGGGCAGGACCGCAATCAGTAGCTCTTTCTCTGGGCTCTAGACTTCTGCTCCTGCTCTTACAACTTTGCAACCTCTTTACCCACCTGTGCTCACCTGCCACAGACCCACCTTCCTCGATTGGGAAGAGGGGCATCTAGCGCCACACCATAGGCCAATGCACGCTCTGCAACCGTGTCTGCACAAGATGCATCAGCCCTGCACAAGGAGAGCTTCGAGCCCTCGGATTGGCCTGCGGGGCTTGCACAACTCCCACGCATCATCACTCGCCTGCACAAATGAGCTTCAGCCACACCAGGTGGGCGATGCCAAGAATGCCCCTAGCTCCTCAGACCGCGATATGCCACCTTGTAAAAATCGGGGCGCTCAAAAAATGCCAAAATAATGCCTGGGCCTGTGACCATTTTTTTGATTGGTCGGTCCAGACATCACCTCGGGTGAGGTGTACCTCTGTGTGATCTAGAGTCTGGCAGAATGCGAGAGCAACTCATGCCCCCGAGCATCCATTTCCCTCGATTCTCTCGTTTCTTCGCGCACCCTCCTTTACGATCCAAATGAGTCATTCTTGTCGTGTTCTTGCGAGTTTGCGGCGAGTTTCCGCGTCTGAAATAAGGGGGAGGATTCACCGGTTTCTTGCGCGTGATAGTTGAAGCACGACGGCCGTCGACTGGCCGTCACGGCACGTTTGAATGAGCCATGCTCGTTGTCGCATTCCGAATTGCGGCATGTACAGCCATTTCTGTCTCCCCGAGGAGCTCGTCAGTGTCTTCAGAAGACTCGGCAACGTTTGTTTTCAAGTTTTCGAGTTGTCCCGTGTTGATTTGACCATGATATCGACCTTATCGTCCAAAGTCACTTTTTGTGTTGAATCGCGACATCGCGCGCCGGCACCTGAAGCTATCCGCATCCCACGACTGCCTGATCGTCAACCCGCCGCACATCACGCCATTGACTCATTTTAATTCCCTTGGCGGTCGTGGGCTACGCGGATGCAACTTGAAGACATTTTGCAATTTTTTTGTTAATCAGAAGCGCTCCGTTGCCTCTTAAGAGCGCAGAGATGTCGCATCACGACTTACACGGTCGGAGGCGTCAAACAAGCACGACAGAAGATTGCCCTCCTCACCACCTGCAACTCCACTTTATAGATCTTTGCGAAAATGGAGTTTACTCGAATGGTCTGTCTTTTTTTCATTACTCTCGCAAAATTTCGCATCCATCACGTCTATGCGCACGCAAACCCATCCACAATGTTGCAGAGCGGACGCGCCGCGCGTGCAAATGTTTGGGTCAGCCCAGgattcaacaccaacatgcGCCAGCATAGTTAGCTTGTGTAATATCTCGGTCGCGCGGTATAAATATCCAGTTTCTTTTGTTGTCGATGGCAATTTGTGTCGTTATTGTCAGTATGGGAATTCACCATTCTACTCTCGCCCGACTGGGCGACTACGTCAGGTGAGGGGCATAGCGCGACATCGTGAAGCGTGCGATCTGCGAGTAAGCCAACACCATGGCTTTCAGGCTGGCAAAACAGTTTGAAAATCGCACCAGATACTCAGTCATACATGCCCTGCTCCGATTTACTATGTTGATTTCGCATTTGCCCACCACTCATTGTAGCCTGGCGGTCTTTGTTCTATGCACTCGCCTTGAACCTTGTCCTGGCAGCCTTGCTACCCTACTCCATCCCCATGCTTTCTGAGTTAAGAGATAGCTTTACTGCACGTTGCCAACAACCTGGCACAGCTTCAGCCTGACTTTGCAATGCTTCATCATTCCAGATTCTCATTTCTCATGCTCGGTTAAAGTCTGTAGCTGCAGCTGAGTCAGTGGCATTCCTGTCGCGACGTTCAGAGAGAGCGAGGCACCAGTGCTCCTCTCATATTGGCCAGGTTGCGAgattctctctcttttcctACGATAACATAACATGTGAAACTGTATCGCCCACTTCACCCAGACTTCAATTATGTATAGAAGTGAGATGCATATAGATTCACCTTCTACCTGGTAGGCTGTTCGCTGACATaaggatggatggcattATCTACCGTCGTCAACAAAGCACTAAACATGCGAATTTCCTGATAGGTAAACGATAAAGATAAGCTTTATTATCGCTTGTCCACCCATGTAATGATCTCTACGTACTCGCTAACAACCGTCAGGGCGATCAATCTCATCTGGAACGGCGAACCTGAAACCTGTTGTCCATTTTAGCAAAGCATGTGAACAATCACATGACCATACGGATAGAACACAGTCGACAGTACAGTGCTTATCGCCTGCTGACACCTAACGCTTTACCAATCAGAGTAATGCGGGACCCGGAACACGATCGTTCCTAGAAGGTCGTAAGGACACCGACACCAACGCCAGAAAAGGCCAGCGAGGCAGGAGATCATCACCAGCTGCACTTCGTTTCTACTCTTGATTTCTTCGGCGATCGAATTCCGCCAGCTTCGACGCGAACACGGGATCATGTTTGCCCTTTTTTGCATCTAATACTTCTCGGATTTTCTCTTTCTGCCCTCTCACGGAGCTCGTGCCGTCCGCCGTTGCTGCCCCACGTCTCCTTTACTGGGCGCATGCTCGTCCGATAGACAGCTAGACGCCCTCGATCCTCTCTCCGATTCCACCTCGACACTGTATCGTCACCATGGCCGACTATGCCCAGTACCACGCCCTTGGTCAGGGCGAGGTCATCGACCCAAATGACCCTAATCGAACCTCGCAACCCGCTGCCCAACAGTTCCAGCCGCCAGTCGCCCCGTCTCCTTACCAGCAACAAGCGACACCGCAGCCAGGCTATGGCGGAGCGCCGCCGTACTATGGAGGTCAACAAGCTCCTCCCCCGATGACCGGATCGCCTGCCCCAGCTCCTGGATACGGTTACGGCCCTCCCCAGGCCCAAGGACCTCCTCCAGCAGGCCAAGCTCCCCCGTCTCAAGATGCTACGCTGGCCGCGCAACTGGGAGGAATGAACTTGGGAGATGGACACCACACAGCacgaagaaagaagaaggaccgACATGCATACCACACTGTTGAGGCCACAGGCTCCTCGCAAGCCTTCAATGGCATGCCTGCGCAGGGAACTTCGGCTTCGCAGTTCCTCGACAACAACGTCCCAGGCGCACCTGGCTTCGGACAAGGTGCCAGCCCCATGGGCACGCCTCAGATGATCAGCCAAAACCTCTACGGGGCTCCTGCGAATCCTGCTTTTAGCCCTGCTGTCCCGGCGATCTCTCCCAATGCCGGCGAGGGCTTCGTCAATACCGCAGCTGTCTCGACCAGCGGGCCCAAGGTCTCCCCCGACGACATGCCCAGCGTGCCGGCTTCACGAGATGTTATCCAACAACACTATCTGAAGAACGTCTATCCTACCTTCGAACGACATGTTCCCCCGCCTGCAACTGTCTCGTTCGTTGCCTTTGACCAGGGCAACTCTTCTCCGAAATACACCCGACTTACACTCAACAACATCCCTGCGACTTCCGAAGCCCTTCAAGCCACAGGCCTCACACTCGGAATGCTTCTTCAACCGCTGGCTCCCCTCCAGGTCGGAGAAACCGACATTCCAATCCTCGACTTTGGCGAAGCCGGTCCTCCACGATGCAGACGATGCCGAGCTTATATGAACCCCTTCATGATGTTCCGTTCAGGTGGAAACAAGTTTGTGTGCAACCTATGCTCGTATCCCAACGATACCCCGCCAGAGTATTTCTGCGCAACCAGCCCTCAAGGCGTGCGAGTCGATCGAGATACCCGACCCGAGCTTCACCGAGGAACGGTGGAGTTTGTGGTGCCCAAGGAGTACTGGACGCGGGAGCCAGTCGGCCTGCGATGGCTGTTCTTGATCGACGTGACCCAGGAGGCTTATAACAAGGGCTATGTAGAGGCCTTCTGCGAAGGAATTCTCGTTGCCCTGTACGGCGGCGAGGATCaggagaaggatgagaaTGGAGAGGCAAAGCGGAGGATACCTGAGGGAGCCAAGGTTGGCTTTGTAACATACGACAAGGATATCCATTTCTACAACATCAACGTGAGTGTATCGATATCATGCCGAGCTAGCTGTACTAACATCAGCCAGCCCGCCTTGGACCAAGCCCAGATGATGATCATGCCTGATCTCGAAGACCCCTTCGTACCTCTGAGCGAGGGTCTCTTTGTTGATCCATATGAATCCAAGGATGTCATCAGTTCTCTCTTGACGCGCTTGCCGGATATGTTCTCAGTCGTCAAGAATCCCGAGCCTGCTCTCCTTGCTGCCCTTAACTCGGCGCTCGCTGCCCTCGAGAAGACGGGAGGTAAGGTGGTGGCATCGTGCTCTGCCCTGCCAACCTGGGGCCCTGGACGACTCTTTATGCGGGACAACGGTAACCATCCAGGCGGCGAGATCGACAAGAAGCTCTATACGACGGAGCATCCAGCGTGGAAGAAGGTAGCCGAGAAGATGGCAGCCGCTGGCGTTGGTGCCGATTTCTTCCTTGCTGCTCCTTCAGGCGGTTACCTCGACATTGCTACAATTGGTAAGCCAGCTTGTTTGGAATATAGGACAAAAAGAACTGACTTTATTTCTAGGCCATGTTGCTTCGACGACTGGCGGCGAAACATTCTACTATCCTAATTTCATCGCCGCACGAGACAGCCGGAAATTGTCTCTCGAGATTGCTCACGCAGTGACACGAGAGACTGGTTTCCAAGCTCTCATGAAGGTCCGTTGCTCCAACGGACTCCAGGTCTCTGCCTATCATGGCAACTTTATTCAGCACACATTTGGCGCGGATCTCGAGATTGGTGTCATCGACGCAGACAAGGCGATGGGTGTCACATTCAGCTACGACGGCAAGTTGGATGCCAAGCTTGATGCCCACTTCCAGTCTGCTCTCCTGTACACCACTGCCTCGGGCCAGCGCCGTGTGCGGTGCTCCAATGTCATTGCCAGCGTGACGGAAACTTCTAAGGAATCTGGTGCGCGTGAGCAGGGCATCCGGGAGTGCCTCAAGTTTGTGGACCAAGACGCCGTCATCTCGATactggccaaggaggctaGCACCAAGTTGGCGACGACTTCTAGCAACCTTAAG
This region of Fusarium falciforme chromosome 5, complete sequence genomic DNA includes:
- a CDS encoding Histone H1, yielding MPPKTAAAKKSGHASYQDMITDAIVNLKDRKGSSRQSLKKYVKANNTLNVTDNMFDSLFNKALKAGVDKGIFEQPKGPSGGTKLAKKQPEPKKEKKPAPAPKKEAAEKAPAKKPAAKKAAAPKKAATEKKPAAEKKAAAEKPAPAKKAAPKKAAAAATEKKAPAEKKAAAPKKAAAPKKAEKAEKAADAPLTKTKTGRVTKPAKAAPTKKAAVSKRAAAPKKAAASKA